The Streptomyces halobius genomic interval GAACCGCCGCCGCACACGCGCCCCCACTCATGCTTCCATGCGCCCCACGTGCGAGAACGATGCGCCGGGGAGGAGTCCGTGTCGGCCGTAACCCTTGGTGACACGTGAAGTTGTCATCTTTGTGGATGACACCATCGGAGTCACAGGAGCCTCGCAGATCCCCAAGCAGCGCGGCGAGACGCTGCTAGACACTGCGGTGCGTTACGCGGAAGAGCGGCACTGGGATGTGTTCCCCGGCGCATGGCTGGAGCACGACGGCGAGACGCCGCGCTGTTCGTGCCGCGCGGTCGACTGCCCCGCGCCGGGCGCGCACCCCACCGCCCCCGGTTGGGCCGGGTTGGCCAGCGGCAGCGCGACGGCGGTCCGCCGGATGTGGGGCAAGCAGCCGCTCGCCTCGATCCTGCTGCCGACGGGCCGGACGTTCGAGGCGCTCGATGTGCCCGAGACGGCCGGCTGTCTGGCACTGGCCCGGATGGAGCGGATGGGACTGCAGCTCGGCCCGGTGACCCGCACCCCGGGCCGTCGGATGCTCTTCCTCGTCCTCCCCGGGGCCTCGGTCAAGGTGCCGGATCTGGTGCGGAAGCTGGGCTGGCCGCCGGCCGCCCTGGACATGGTGTGCCGCGGTGAGGGCGAGTACATCGCGGCGCCCCCGACCCGGGTGGGCAGCCATGGCTCGGTGCAGTGGGTGCGCCGTCCCACCGCCACCAACCGCTGGCTGCCGGACGCGGAGGAGCTGATCAGCCCGCTGGCGTACGCCTGCGCGCGCGACACGTCGACGGCCCGGAGGCACTGACCCGCCCCGGCCGCCTCCTTCCTCCCTCCGCTGCCCGCCCCCTCGCTGCTCCTCGCGTCCCTCGCCCGGGCGACTGTCAGAGGCCGCCCGTATCGTGGAATCCGAACGGGGGCACGACCGGCCCCCGCGGGGACGTCGAAGGGCAGCACCGGTGGCGAACGACGGGGAACACATCGAGAAGGGGGCCGGTTCGGCCGCCGCGGGCGCCGGACCGGCCGCCGCTCTGGGCGAGCCGGCCGCCCGGATCAGCGGGACGGCCACCCGGAACGAGGAGGCGGCCGCGCCCTCCGATGGCACCATCGGCCCGCCCGCGGTGCGCATTCAGGGGCTGTGGAAGAAGTTCGGCGAGCAGGTCGCCGTCTCCGGTATCGATCTGACCCTGCCCGCGGGCCGGTTCATAGGGCTGGTCGGTCCCAACGGCGCGGGGAAGACCACCACGCTCTCCATGGTGACGGGGCTGCTGCGGCCGGACTCCGGGCAGGTCGAGATCGGCGGGCACGACGTCTGGCGGGACCCGGTGGCGGTGAAGTCCCGGATCGGTGTACTGCCCGAGGGGCTGCGCCTCTTCGAGCGGCTATCGGGCCGCGAACTCCTCGGCTATATAGGGCGATTGCGCGGTCTGCCCGGTGACGAGGTCGACAAACGGGCCGACCAGCTGCTGGACGTACTGGACCTCTCCGGCAGCCAGAACAAGCTCGTGGTGGACTACTCCACGGGAATGCGCAAGAAGATCGGGCTGGCCGCGGCACTGCTCCACAACCCCGAAATACTCTTTCTCGACGAGCCCTTCGAGGGCGTCGACCCGGTGTCGGCGCAGACCATCCGGGGCGTACTGGAGCGCTACACCGCCTCCGGGGCGACGGTGATCTTCTCCAGCCATGTGATGGAGCTGGTCGAGTCGCTGTGCGACTGGGTCGCGGTGATCGCCGCCGGGCGGATCCGGGCGGACGGCCCGCTCACGCAGGTCCGCGGCGCGGCCCCGTCGCTCCAGAACGCCTTCCTCGAACTGGTCGGCGCGAACGACCGCGGCGCGGGGCGGCACCTGGACTGGCTGGGCGGTGGCGGCGCCCGATGAGCACCGGATCCGCGGCCGTCCGGGCCGCCGCGCCGTCCCTGACCTCTGTTTTCGTACGGCTGAAGCTGTCCCTGGTGCGCAATGGCCTGCGCCAGTCGACGGGCCGCACGCTGGCCTATGTCGCCTCGGTCCTCGTCGGGCTGCTCTTCGCCGCCGGGGCCGTGCTCGGGCTGATCGCGCTGCGCGGCAACCCCCATGCGGGGGCGCTGGTGGTGCTGTTGACCGGGATCCTCACCCTGGGCTGGGCGGTGATGCCGCTGTTCTTCCCCGCCGGTGACGAGACCCTCGATCCGACCCGGCTGGTCATGCTGCCGCTGCGGCCGCGCGCGTTGATCGGCTCCTTGCTGGTGGCGTCGCTGGTCGGTATCGGGCCCATTGTCACCTTCGCTCTGGTGACGGGCTCGGTGATCGCGGTCGCCGACGGGCCGGCCGCCGCGGGCGTCGGCGTACTGGCCGTCGTCCTGGTGGTGTTGGTGTGCGTGTCGCTGGCGCGCGCGGTCGCCACCGCGTCGGTGCGGCTGCTGACCAGCCGCCGCGGCCGCGATCTCGCCGTGCTGGGCGGCCTGTTCATCGCGCTCGGCGCCCAAGGCGTCAACATCGCCGTCCAGAAGCTGGGCCGGCCGGACGGGCTGTCCGTACTGGAGCCGCTGGGCGAGGTCCTGCGCTGGGTGCCGCCTGCTTCCGCGATAAGCGCCGTGGACGACGCCGGTCACGGGGCGTACGGGCGGGCGGCCGTGGGGCTGCTGCTGACGGCGGTGGTGCTGGCCCTGTTGCTCCTGTGGTGGCAGCGGACCCTGACCACCCTGATGACGTCCCCGGATTCCTCCACCCTCCAGGCCGTCGAGAAGGACAGCGGACCGCGGTCCGGCTCCGGCGACCGCGGGCTGGCGAAGCTGCTGCCGGGCGGACGTACGGGCACGGTCATGCTGCGGACGCTGCGCTACGCCTGGCGCGACCCGAAATCGAAGATGTCCTGGGCGACAGCGCTCGGGGTCGGCCTGCTGGTGCCGGTCGTCTCGTCCGTACAGGGCAGGGGCAGCATCTATACCGCCTTCTCGGCGTCCGCGCTGCTCGGCATGCAGATGTACAACCAATTCGGGCAGGACACCTCGGCGTTCTGGATGGTGGCCTCCACGCTCTCCACAACCCGGGACGCCTATCAGGAACTGCGCGCCCGCGCGCTGACGCTGGCGCTGGTGGCCGTCCCGTACGTCACGCTGGTCGTCGTCGGCACGGCGGCCCTCATCGGCCCGTGGTCGTCCTTCCTGGAGGTGTACGGCCTTTCGCTGGCCCTGCTGGGCGCGCTGCTGGCCACCGGAGCGCTGTCCTCCGCGCTCTTCCCGTACTCGATCCCCTCCGAGGGCAACAAGAACGTCGCACCGGGACAGGGCGCCATCGCCTGGTTCAGTCTCTTCGGCGGCCTGCTGATCGGCGCCGTGCTGAGCACGCCGCTGCTGGCGCTGACGATCTGGCTGCATGTCGCGGGCCTGCACGGCCTGTTGTGGGTGCTGCTGCCGGTCGGCGTGGTCTACGGGGCCGGCGTCGCCGAGCTGGGGCTGCGGGTGGCCGCGCCCCGGGTGGCACAGCGCCTGCCGGAGATCCTGACGGCGGTCAGCAAGGGCTGACCACGGCGGCCAGCGGAACTGCCGGCCGGGGCGAGGGCCAACCGGCTCCCCCGGCCGGTGCCCGGCTGCCTGGGGCGCGTCCATGCCCTGCCCGGGAGACGCGTGCGGGCCAGCGCACCGCAGCTGGCAGAAATCCACTGGCTGTTTGTTTTTCCCCGCCGCCCACCCCCCTTCGGGGGTGGGCGGGTGTGGTGGTGCGGTTTCGGGAGTGGGCGGGCTTGCGCGACAGCGCCCTACTGGGCGGGCGGGATGGTCAACGCGTAGGGGCGGGTACAGGCCGGTGGCCGACGCACATCGGTCAGGTACAGGCGGGTGGCCGACGCACAGCGGTCAGGTACAGGCGGGTGGCCGACGCACAGCGGTCAGGTACGGGCGCGGTGGCCAGCGTATGGCCATCGGGTGCGGGCGGAGCCGCCAACGCATTACAGGTCGGGTGCGGCGGGGCGGTCCAACGCGTACGAAAGACGAACGACAGACCGGGCCCCAGGCCGCCCCGGCCGCCCGCCCCGGTGCTCCGCCGCTCAGCGCGACGCGCCGCTCCGCCTCAGAGCACCGACCCCAAGAACCCCTCCACCCCCCGTCGCCACTCCTCCGGGCGCTCCCACGGCAGCAGATGCCCCGCGTCGGCGATCTCGGCATACTCCCCCCGCGGCAGCACCCGCACCATTTCCTGCGCCTCCGCACGCCCCAACTCCCCGTCCAGCCCCCGGACGACGAGTGCCGGGCAGCGCACCTGACCGAGCTCCTCCCAGTGCGCGTCATGGACCCAGGTCTCACGGGCCCGGAGCATCTGCCGGCGCGAGAAGGCCGGCCGCCAGCCGTCCGCCCGCTCGGCCATCACCTCGGCGAAGAACTCGCCCCGGGCCGGCCTGGGCCGCTCCAGCGTCGGATCGTCCTCGCCGAACCACCTGCGGACATCCGCCAGCGTCGCGAAGGGCACCGGCCACGACCGGAACCACTCGGTCCACTCGCGCTGTGACGCCGCCCCGAGCGCCGAGGCCCGCATATCGCAGATGACCAGTGCACTGACCAGATCCGGTCGAAGGGCCGCTAACTGCCAGGCCGTCAGGGCGCCCATCGCGTGGCCTATGAGGACGACGGGGGCCAGGCCGAGCTGCTCGATGGCGGCGATCGCGTCGTCGACGAACGCGGCGCGGTCGTACGGTCCGTCGACCGGCTTCTCGCTGCGGCCGTGGCCGCGCTGATCCAGGCCGACCGGACGATACCGCGCGCTCAGCCACCGCGCGGTGTCCGCCCAATGCGCCGCACGCCCCATCAGACCGTGGAGCAACAGCACCCTCGGGCCGCGCTCGCTCTCCTCCAGCCCGCCACCGATCTTGGGCGGGTCGGTGAATTCCCAGGCGGCAAGCCGAATGCCGCCGGCCCCTGTCACATCGATGCGCCGCACCATATGCCCTGGCACCCCCAATCGTCCCTT includes:
- a CDS encoding GumC domain-containing protein encodes the protein MSTGSAAVRAAAPSLTSVFVRLKLSLVRNGLRQSTGRTLAYVASVLVGLLFAAGAVLGLIALRGNPHAGALVVLLTGILTLGWAVMPLFFPAGDETLDPTRLVMLPLRPRALIGSLLVASLVGIGPIVTFALVTGSVIAVADGPAAAGVGVLAVVLVVLVCVSLARAVATASVRLLTSRRGRDLAVLGGLFIALGAQGVNIAVQKLGRPDGLSVLEPLGEVLRWVPPASAISAVDDAGHGAYGRAAVGLLLTAVVLALLLLWWQRTLTTLMTSPDSSTLQAVEKDSGPRSGSGDRGLAKLLPGGRTGTVMLRTLRYAWRDPKSKMSWATALGVGLLVPVVSSVQGRGSIYTAFSASALLGMQMYNQFGQDTSAFWMVASTLSTTRDAYQELRARALTLALVAVPYVTLVVVGTAALIGPWSSFLEVYGLSLALLGALLATGALSSALFPYSIPSEGNKNVAPGQGAIAWFSLFGGLLIGAVLSTPLLALTIWLHVAGLHGLLWVLLPVGVVYGAGVAELGLRVAAPRVAQRLPEILTAVSKG
- a CDS encoding alpha/beta fold hydrolase; its protein translation is MVRRIDVTGAGGIRLAAWEFTDPPKIGGGLEESERGPRVLLLHGLMGRAAHWADTARWLSARYRPVGLDQRGHGRSEKPVDGPYDRAAFVDDAIAAIEQLGLAPVVLIGHAMGALTAWQLAALRPDLVSALVICDMRASALGAASQREWTEWFRSWPVPFATLADVRRWFGEDDPTLERPRPARGEFFAEVMAERADGWRPAFSRRQMLRARETWVHDAHWEELGQVRCPALVVRGLDGELGRAEAQEMVRVLPRGEYAEIADAGHLLPWERPEEWRRGVEGFLGSVL
- a CDS encoding bifunctional DNA primase/polymerase, giving the protein MDDTIGVTGASQIPKQRGETLLDTAVRYAEERHWDVFPGAWLEHDGETPRCSCRAVDCPAPGAHPTAPGWAGLASGSATAVRRMWGKQPLASILLPTGRTFEALDVPETAGCLALARMERMGLQLGPVTRTPGRRMLFLVLPGASVKVPDLVRKLGWPPAALDMVCRGEGEYIAAPPTRVGSHGSVQWVRRPTATNRWLPDAEELISPLAYACARDTSTARRH
- a CDS encoding ABC transporter ATP-binding protein — protein: MSGTATRNEEAAAPSDGTIGPPAVRIQGLWKKFGEQVAVSGIDLTLPAGRFIGLVGPNGAGKTTTLSMVTGLLRPDSGQVEIGGHDVWRDPVAVKSRIGVLPEGLRLFERLSGRELLGYIGRLRGLPGDEVDKRADQLLDVLDLSGSQNKLVVDYSTGMRKKIGLAAALLHNPEILFLDEPFEGVDPVSAQTIRGVLERYTASGATVIFSSHVMELVESLCDWVAVIAAGRIRADGPLTQVRGAAPSLQNAFLELVGANDRGAGRHLDWLGGGGAR